DNA sequence from the Labrus bergylta chromosome 13, fLabBer1.1, whole genome shotgun sequence genome:
GCAGTAGACCCAGGCGGGCCACAGCAGCGGCTGGCTCTCCGGTGTGGGAGCCGCGGAGCCGTTCAGCACCACCAGCGAGGAGGAGGTGTTCTCCCCGGCCCCGCCGCCCGTCCTCTCCTCGGCTTTCACTCCACTGCTCCCGGTGGAGCCGGCGGTCGCGGCGGCTGCTCCGCCGCTGCTCTTTTTGGGACTCGTCCGAGAagtgctggaggaggaggaagaggaggaggagctgtccGTGCTGCAGTTCGAGTCCTGACACGGAGTCCCGGGAAGGCTCGGCCTGCTGACCGCCGGGTGAACGCGCTCCCGGCCGGAGGTGTGCGCCCTTTCCCGCGGGCCCAGGCCGAGCTCCTTCTTACAGCCAAAGTCCGGCCGCAGGATGTTGTCGATGAAGAAGTTTGTGGTTCTGTGGGCCTGCTGTGCGACCTGCAGCGGCAGGATGGGCGGGGAGGGCATGCTGGGGGCCGGGGACACGCTCTCTGCCTCGCTGCTGTCCGAACTGTTCGGGTCCCGCTGCTCCTCCATCGCGGCTGCTCTGAAGAACGTGGCTCGTGCGCTCTCAATCCAATTTGTGCGCCTGCGTTTGTATCCAAAATGTGGCACGAGGACTAAAACTAACACATGTTGGTTTTGTCTCCGGAATGCTGCAGCCTGCTGGAGTTATTCGGTGGACATCCTGCCTGCGTAAAGGCGCTCCAGCGCGTCATGGCCGCTGACTGACTCCACCACTATGATGGCTGCTCCTCTCACAGCTCGAGCTTTTCACCGCTGTATGACAGTCGGATCTTCACAAAGTCCTCACATCACATTActacgcgcgcacacacactcacactcatacacacact
Encoded proteins:
- the LOC109985173 gene encoding homeobox protein engrailed-1-B; amino-acid sequence: MEEQRDPNSSDSSEAESVSPAPSMPSPPILPLQVAQQAHRTTNFFIDNILRPDFGCKKELGLGPRERAHTSGRERVHPAVSRPSLPGTPCQDSNCSTDSSSSSSSSSSTSRTSPKKSSGGAAAATAGSTGSSGVKAEERTGGGAGENTSSSLVVLNGSAAPTPESQPLLWPAWVYCTRYSDRPSSGPRTRKLKKSKSGKEDKRPRTAFTAEQLQRLKTEFQVNRYITEQRRQSLAQELNLNESQIKIWFQNKRAKIKKASGFKNGLALQLMAQGLYNHSTTTIQEDKEDSD